A genomic region of uncultured Roseibium sp. contains the following coding sequences:
- the ruvX gene encoding Holliday junction resolvase RuvX: MANDPALSIEDFVSALPPGSRLIGLDLGTKTIGMALSDPGRGIATPMDTIRRKKFTIDAEQLLAICGKQDVGGIVLGLPLNMDGSEGPRAQATRAFARNLSQKTELPITYWDERLSTAAVTRTLLEADSSRAKRASVVDKMAAAYILQGFLDRLGFMSSQG, from the coding sequence ATGGCAAACGATCCTGCACTTTCCATCGAAGATTTCGTATCGGCGCTGCCGCCCGGCAGCCGGCTGATCGGGCTTGATCTGGGCACCAAGACGATCGGCATGGCACTTTCGGATCCCGGCCGTGGCATCGCGACGCCGATGGATACGATCCGCAGGAAGAAATTCACGATCGATGCCGAACAACTGCTCGCGATCTGCGGGAAACAGGATGTCGGCGGCATTGTCCTCGGACTGCCGCTGAACATGGATGGGAGCGAAGGCCCGCGTGCGCAGGCGACGCGCGCCTTTGCCCGAAACCTCTCCCAGAAGACCGAGCTTCCGATCACATACTGGGATGAACGCCTGTCAACAGCCGCCGTGACGCGGACGCTGCTGGAGGCGGACTCCAGCCGGGCAAAACGCGCCAGCGTCGTTGACAAGATGGCCGCTGCCTACATTCTGCAAGGCTTCCTTGATCGGCTCGGATTCATGTCTTCGCAAGGGTGA
- a CDS encoding cupin domain-containing protein produces MNRPLRRKRTPWFARLTAGILMLLCAATLPGHATEATAIPAEKPDAPTAVTAPASAPSGASYEKVHEVFSGDKTVSGEKITFPQKDASVRAIVVTLEPGEATAWHRHGAPLFAYILQGEVTVFYEGIGEKVFRQGDGVMEAMAVTHQGRNTADGETRILAVFLLGDGRDALVPEDAPAKGPH; encoded by the coding sequence ATGAACCGGCCGCTTCGCCGCAAGCGCACGCCGTGGTTCGCCAGGCTGACTGCCGGCATCCTGATGCTCCTGTGCGCGGCCACCTTGCCGGGTCATGCGACCGAGGCAACGGCGATCCCGGCCGAGAAGCCGGACGCCCCAACAGCGGTGACGGCGCCGGCATCGGCACCATCCGGGGCATCCTATGAAAAAGTGCATGAGGTCTTTTCGGGCGACAAAACCGTCTCGGGCGAAAAGATCACCTTCCCGCAGAAGGACGCTTCGGTCAGGGCCATCGTCGTGACGCTGGAGCCCGGTGAGGCAACGGCATGGCACCGGCATGGCGCGCCGCTCTTTGCCTATATCCTGCAAGGCGAAGTCACCGTGTTCTACGAGGGGATCGGAGAGAAGGTGTTTCGTCAGGGAGACGGCGTGATGGAAGCGATGGCCGTGACCCACCAGGGACGGAATACGGCAGATGGCGAAACGCGTATTCTCGCGGTTTTCCTGCTTGGAGACGGCAGGGACGCCCTCGTACCCGAGGACGCGCCGGCCAAGGGACCGCACTAG
- a CDS encoding metal-dependent hydrolase, producing MKLTWYGHSAFKLEFAETSIMFDPFLTGNPSFPDNLTVDQVTAGVTHVVLTHGHDDHIGDAIEILKKNGAQLTSNFEICMWAGRQGIENINPMNSGGMVDTGTFKVALTRAEHSSSKQSDGEAIYLGNPHGVIIEVPGKKVLYHMGDTDIFSDMALINEIYRPKIGIVPVGDRFTMGGRVAAMACTKFFDFDTIVPCHFGTFPIIEQSADAFETAMGPDAALVNTMTPGASIEV from the coding sequence ATGAAACTCACCTGGTACGGTCATTCTGCCTTCAAACTCGAATTTGCAGAAACATCCATCATGTTCGATCCGTTTCTGACCGGAAACCCTTCATTTCCCGACAATCTGACGGTCGATCAGGTCACCGCGGGCGTTACCCATGTGGTGCTGACACACGGTCATGACGATCACATCGGAGACGCGATCGAGATTCTCAAGAAGAACGGAGCACAGCTGACTTCGAACTTCGAGATCTGCATGTGGGCAGGCAGGCAGGGGATCGAAAACATCAACCCGATGAATTCGGGCGGCATGGTCGATACCGGCACGTTCAAGGTCGCGCTCACGCGCGCGGAACATTCCTCGTCGAAGCAGTCGGACGGGGAGGCGATCTATCTGGGAAATCCGCATGGTGTCATAATCGAGGTTCCGGGAAAGAAGGTGCTCTATCACATGGGGGACACCGATATTTTCTCCGACATGGCGTTGATCAACGAGATTTACCGCCCGAAGATCGGGATCGTTCCTGTTGGCGACCGCTTTACGATGGGTGGCCGGGTTGCAGCCATGGCCTGCACGAAATTCTTCGACTTCGACACGATCGTCCCCTGTCACTTCGGGACCTTTCCCATCATTGAGCAGTCGGCGGACGCTTTCGAAACCGCCATGGGCCCTGATGCCGCCTTGGTGAACACGATGACGCCGGGTGCGAGCATCGAGGTATGA